The Ignavibacteria bacterium genome contains the following window.
TCACTCCTGTGATGAATGGTTTTGTGATAGGAGAATGATTTGCCATTTCAATACCTAAGGAAACTATTTTTCTGATTTCTCTTGGATCAATTATTTCATCAATCCAGAGACGGGCTGCTGCATATAACGGTTCACTTTGTTTTTCGTAACGATCAGAAATTTCTTTTAGAAATTTTTTCTTTTCTTCTTCGCTTATTTCTTTTCCTTCCTTCATCATTTGATTTATTTTAATATTTAGTAAAGTGTTGCTCGCTTGATTTCCACCCATTACAGCAATTCTGGCATTTGGAAATGCAAAGATTAATCTTGGATCATAAGCTTTACCACACATTGCATAATTCCCGGCACCGTAAGAATTTCCAACGATAAATGTGAATTTAGGTACAACAGAATTTGCAACAGCATTAACCATTTTTGCACCATCTTTTATAATTCCACCGTGCTCAGCTCTTGATCCAACCATAAAGCCAGTAACATCCTGCAAGAATACCAATGGAATTTTTTTCTGATTGCAATTCATTATGAAGCGAGTCGCTTTATCTGCACTATCTGAATAAATAACTCCGCCAATTTGAATTTCACCAGTTCGAGTTTTAACAAGAGATCTTTGATTGGCAACAATTCCAACAGCCCAACCATCGATCCGTGCGTAAGCTGTGATAATAGTTTTGCCGTAATTTTTTTTGTATTCGTCAATTTCGCCATCATCTACGATACAGCTCAAAACATCATACATATCGTAAGGAGTGATAGTGTCTGTAGGTAAAATTCCGAGAATATCTTCTGGCGGATTTTCAGGCGGCTTGGAAGCAGTCCGATTAAATCCTTCAAATCTTTGACCTGATATTTTATCAACCAAATTTCTAATTAATTGAATTGCTTCTTCATCATTCTTGACTTTGTAATCTGTCACACCGCTAATTGAGGAATGCACATCAGCACCACCGAGACTTTCATTATCAATTTCTTCACCAATTGCAGCTTTTACTAAATGACTTCCAGCAAGGAAAACACTTCCAGTACCTTCAACAATTATCGCTTCATCGCTCATAATTGGAAGATAAGCACCACCTGCGACACAGGGTCCCATTATTGCAGCAATTTGTGGAATTCCCATTGCTGACATGATAGCGTTATTTCGAAAAATTCTCCCAAAATGTTCTTTATCCGGGAAAATTTCATCCTGCATTGGGAGATAAACACCCGCACTATCAACCAGATAAATAATTGGAAGATGATTTTCCATTGCTATTTCTTGAGCACGGAGATTTTTTTTGCAGGTGATTGGAAACCAGGCTCCTGCTTTTACTGTTGCATCATTTGCAACAATCACGCATAATTTTTTCGAGACATAACCGAGACCAACGATTGTTCCAGCAGCTGGAATGTATTCGTCATAAAGATCATTGCCGGCAAAGATACCGAGTTCAAAAAATTCTGTCCCTTCATCTATCAATAACTTAATTCTATCACGAACAAATAGTTTTCCTTTTTTCTTATGAGATTCAATTGCAGACTTTCCACCGCCTTCTTTGATTTTTTCGGCTTTCGCATTAATAATTCGTAATAAATTTTTGTGATAATCCAAACGTTCGAAAAATGTCGAGTCTTTTTTTATCTGTCTGTTTAATTTGGTCATAGCTCACTCAGAATTGATTTAGCGATAATTAATCTTTGAATTTCGGAAGTTCCTTCACCAATTGTTGTTAGCTTAACATCTCGATAGAACTTTTCAACTGGAAAATCTTTTGTAAAACCATATCCACCATGGATTTGCAGAGCCTGTTCAGTTATTTTAACTGCAATTTCACTGGCATAAAGTTTAGCAAGAGAAGCTTCGTATGAAACATCTTTCCCTTGATCTTTGAGAGCAGCTGCACGGTAGACCAGTAGACGAGCTGCTTCAATCATTGTTTTCATATCAGCAAGCTTAAATTGAATTGCCTGAAATTCGGAAATTGACTTTCCAAATTGTTGTCTTTCTTTTGAATATTTTAATGCTGCTTCATAAGCTCCTTCTGCAAGTCCTAATGCCATTGCAGCAATTGAAATTCGTCCACCTTGAAGAACCTGAAGAGCATTCATAAATCCTTCATCTTCTCTGCCAAGAAGATTTTCTTCAGGAACAGTAAGATTATCAAATGAAAGTTGAGCAGTATCACTTGCTCTGCATCCGAGTTTGTTTTCTTTTTTTAAGACAATGTAACCAGGAGAGTTAGTTTCAACGATAAATGCGGAAATTCCTTTTTTGCCTTTTTCAGGATTTGTTTTTGCAAATACGACAGCAACTTGACCGACTGAGCCATGAGTTGCGAATGTTTTAGATCCATTGATTATGTATTGACCATTTTCTTTTCTTGCGATTGATTTTAGACTTCCTGCATCACTGCCTGAAGTTGGTTCAGTCAGGCACCATGCACCAATAAATTTACCTTGAGCTAAATTGACTAAATATTTTTCTTTTTGTTCTTTCGTTCCAAATAAATTAATGTGATTTGTACAAAGTCCATTATGTGCTGCAACGGATAGAGAAATTGAAGGGTCATATCTTGCAAGTTCCTCGACTACCAACGCATAATGCGTATAACCAAGTCCTGCACCACCAAATTCTTCAGGAACAAGTATCCCCATAAATCCCTGCTCACCAAGTTTTGTAAAAACATCTCTGGGGAAAATTTGATCTTCATCCCATTTCATAATGTTAGGAAGTATCTCTTTTTCTGAAAATTCTCTTATTGATTGTTGAATTAGCATGAGTTGTTCATCGAGACGATAACCGAACATTATACCCTCCGGAGTGAGTTTTTGATTTGCAATTAATATTAT
Protein-coding sequences here:
- a CDS encoding acyl-CoA carboxylase subunit beta → MTKLNRQIKKDSTFFERLDYHKNLLRIINAKAEKIKEGGGKSAIESHKKKGKLFVRDRIKLLIDEGTEFFELGIFAGNDLYDEYIPAAGTIVGLGYVSKKLCVIVANDATVKAGAWFPITCKKNLRAQEIAMENHLPIIYLVDSAGVYLPMQDEIFPDKEHFGRIFRNNAIMSAMGIPQIAAIMGPCVAGGAYLPIMSDEAIIVEGTGSVFLAGSHLVKAAIGEEIDNESLGGADVHSSISGVTDYKVKNDEEAIQLIRNLVDKISGQRFEGFNRTASKPPENPPEDILGILPTDTITPYDMYDVLSCIVDDGEIDEYKKNYGKTIITAYARIDGWAVGIVANQRSLVKTRTGEIQIGGVIYSDSADKATRFIMNCNQKKIPLVFLQDVTGFMVGSRAEHGGIIKDGAKMVNAVANSVVPKFTFIVGNSYGAGNYAMCGKAYDPRLIFAFPNARIAVMGGNQASNTLLNIKINQMMKEGKEISEEEKKKFLKEISDRYEKQSEPLYAAARLWIDEIIDPREIRKIVSLGIEMANHSPITKPFITGVIQT
- a CDS encoding acyl-CoA dehydrogenase, with the protein product MFGYRLDEQLMLIQQSIREFSEKEILPNIMKWDEDQIFPRDVFTKLGEQGFMGILVPEEFGGAGLGYTHYALVVEELARYDPSISLSVAAHNGLCTNHINLFGTKEQKEKYLVNLAQGKFIGAWCLTEPTSGSDAGSLKSIARKENGQYIINGSKTFATHGSVGQVAVVFAKTNPEKGKKGISAFIVETNSPGYIVLKKENKLGCRASDTAQLSFDNLTVPEENLLGREDEGFMNALQVLQGGRISIAAMALGLAEGAYEAALKYSKERQQFGKSISEFQAIQFKLADMKTMIEAARLLVYRAAALKDQGKDVSYEASLAKLYASEIAVKITEQALQIHGGYGFTKDFPVEKFYRDVKLTTIGEGTSEIQRLIIAKSILSEL